The following proteins come from a genomic window of Tepidiforma thermophila:
- a CDS encoding CaiB/BaiF CoA transferase family protein, protein MSAPLEGIRVIDFTRYQQGPFATVILADFGADVIKVEEPNGDYGRRMWREPDGFSAFWESLDRGKRSVCIDLRRPDGAELALRLADTADVLVENFRPGTMERWGLGPGAVLSRNPRLVYARATGWGSKGPMAHLPSFDQIAQAYSGFAQHAGGGPGHRPEIPYPGIADQTGGMNLALGIMTALYARERTGRGQVVEVSLLGTQLALQAPELQHVLHFGTERPREFRASPTVGHYQCSDGRWVMIVGIDQKFWPRIARALGLEHLIDDPRFSRGYVRYKNRHELEPILEAAFASNTSAHWLERLRQEDVPASLVQDYSELAESEQAWANGYLLEIDHPRFGRQRVVGPHIQLSETPPRLSFPARDLGVDTEAVLREAGLSDAELERLRRERVIGPAEG, encoded by the coding sequence GTACCAGCAGGGACCGTTTGCGACGGTCATCCTCGCCGACTTCGGCGCCGATGTGATCAAGGTCGAAGAGCCGAATGGCGACTACGGCCGTCGCATGTGGCGCGAGCCGGACGGATTTTCGGCATTCTGGGAGTCGCTCGACCGGGGCAAGCGGTCGGTCTGTATCGACCTTCGCAGACCCGACGGCGCGGAGCTCGCCTTGCGACTCGCGGACACCGCCGATGTACTGGTCGAAAACTTTCGACCCGGCACGATGGAACGATGGGGCCTTGGCCCTGGCGCCGTACTCTCGCGCAATCCCCGGCTGGTTTATGCCCGCGCGACCGGCTGGGGCTCAAAGGGGCCGATGGCGCACCTCCCGAGCTTTGACCAGATTGCGCAGGCCTACTCCGGCTTCGCCCAGCACGCCGGCGGCGGACCGGGCCACCGGCCGGAAATCCCCTACCCCGGTATTGCCGACCAGACCGGCGGGATGAACCTCGCCCTCGGAATCATGACGGCGCTCTACGCCCGCGAGCGGACCGGACGCGGGCAGGTCGTCGAAGTGTCGCTGCTCGGTACCCAGCTCGCCCTGCAGGCGCCCGAACTCCAGCACGTGCTCCACTTCGGCACCGAACGCCCGCGCGAATTCCGGGCCTCGCCGACCGTGGGCCATTACCAGTGCTCCGACGGGCGCTGGGTGATGATCGTGGGCATCGACCAGAAGTTCTGGCCGAGAATCGCCCGGGCGCTCGGCCTCGAGCATCTCATCGACGACCCCCGATTCTCCCGCGGGTACGTGCGGTACAAGAACCGCCACGAGCTTGAACCAATCCTCGAGGCCGCGTTCGCCAGCAACACCTCCGCGCACTGGCTCGAACGACTCCGGCAGGAGGACGTGCCCGCATCGCTCGTCCAGGACTATTCGGAGCTCGCTGAATCGGAGCAGGCCTGGGCAAACGGCTATCTTCTGGAGATCGATCATCCTCGCTTCGGGCGCCAGCGGGTCGTTGGGCCGCACATCCAGCTTTCCGAAACCCCGCCCCGTCTTAGCTTCCCAGCGCGTGACCTCGGCGTCGATACCGAGGCGGTCCTGCGGGAGGCCGGCCTTTCGGATGCCGAGCTGGAGCGGCTCCGGCGTGAACGGGTCATCGGGCCGGCCGAGGGCTGA